One stretch of Vulpes lagopus strain Blue_001 chromosome 12, ASM1834538v1, whole genome shotgun sequence DNA includes these proteins:
- the LOC121473197 gene encoding olfactory receptor 1361-like: protein MAPGNATAAAEFLLLGLLDGADVHPLLFLLFLGVYLLNALGNLTMVVVVRWDEALRCPMYYFLGHLSLVDVCFTSVTLPRLLAGLLHPGQAVSFQGCFAQMYFFVALGITESYLLAAMSYDRAVAVCRPLHYRAALTPGRCAALVAASWAVAHLHSLLHTLLISALSYPRPAAVRHFFCDMTVMLSLATSDTAAAETAIFSEGLAVVLTPLLLVSLSYARILAAVLALRSAGGRRRALSTCGAHLVVVSLFFGSVLSVYFRPSSAYSARYDRLASVVYAVLTPTLNPFIYSLRNKEVKGALKRGLGWRAASQEW from the coding sequence ATGGCCCCGGGCAATGCCACGGCAGCCGCAGAGTTCCTCCTCCTGGGCCTGCTGGACGGAGCGGACGTCCACCCGCTGCTCTTCCTGCTTTTCCTCGGTGTCTACTTGCTCAACGCGCTGGGCAACCTGaccatggtggtggtggtgaggtggGACGAGGCCCTCCGCTGCCCCATGTACTACTTCTTGGGCCACCTGAGCCTCGTGGACGTGTGCTTCACGAGCGTCACGCTCCCCAGGCTGCTGGCCGGCCTGCTCCACCCGGGCCAGGCCGTGTCCTTCCAGGGATGCTTTGCCCAGATGTACTTCTTCGTGGCCCTGGGCATCACGGAGAGCTACCTGCTGGCAGCCATGTCCTACGACCGCGCGGTGGCCGTGTGCCGGCCCCTGCACTACCGGGCGGCCCTGACGCCGGGGCGCTGCGCCGCGCTGGTGGCCGCGTCCTGGGCGGTGGCCCACCTGCACTCGCTGCTGCACACGCTGCTCATCTCGGCGCTCTCCtacccgcgccccgccgccgtgCGCCACTTCTTCTGCGACATGACGGTGATGCTGAGCTTGGCCACCTCGGACACGGCGGCCGCGGAGACTGCCATCTTCTCCGAGGGCCTGGCCGTGGTGCTCACCCCGCTGCTCCTCGTGTCGCTCTCCTACGCGCGCATCCTCGCCGCGGTGCTGGCGCTGCGGTCGGCCGGGGGCCGGCGCCGCGCCCTGTCCACCTGCGGGGCCCACCTGGTGGTGGTGTCGCTCTTCTTCGGCTCTGTCCTTTCCGTCTATTTCCGGCCCTCGTCTGCCTACTCTGCGCGCTACGACCGCCTGGCCAGCGTGGTCTATGCGGTGCTCACACCCACCTTGAACCCTTTCATCTACAGCCTTCGCAACAAGGAGGTCAAGGGCGCCCTGAAAAGGGGACTCGGGTGGAGGGCTGCGTCCCAAGAGTGGTGA